A stretch of Phragmites australis chromosome 12, lpPhrAust1.1, whole genome shotgun sequence DNA encodes these proteins:
- the LOC133886419 gene encoding uncharacterized protein LOC133886419 codes for MALVRKYGKPNIFLTMTCNPNWEEITHELEHGQIPQDRPDLIVRVFKAKLEELKKQLFEKHMLGKVQAYVYVVEFQERGLPHAHFLLIMQGKYKLVCPEQYDCIISTELPDKHKYPELYKMVVKHMMHGPSGVLNS; via the coding sequence ATGGCATTGGTGCGGAAGTACGGGAAGCCAAACATCTTCCTCACGATGACCTGCAACCCTAACTGGGAAGAGATCACACATGAGCTCGAGCATGGCCAGATACCTCAAGATCGCCCAGATCTCATCGTGCGTGTTTTCAAGGCAAAGCTCGAGGAACTAAAGAAGCAGTTGTTTGAGAAGCACATGCTTGGCAAGGTCCAGGCCTATGTATATGTTGTGGAGTTCCAGGAGAGGGGATTGCCGCACGCCCATTTCCTGCTGATCATGCAGGGCAAATATAAGCTCGTGTGTCCAGAGCAATATGATTGTATCATCTCTACTGAGCTCCCGGACAAGCACAAGTACCCAGAGCTATACAAGATGGTTGTCAAGCACATGATGCATGGCCCTTCTGGTGTGCTGAACTCCTAG
- the LOC133886420 gene encoding uncharacterized protein LOC133886420 produces MQSKDSYLVYRRCDDGHHAMVQKCQLDNRWVIPYNPYLLRLFNCHINVEICSSIKAVKYMFKYIYKGHDRASVSVNKADNNDIDEIKQYRAARWVTPLEALWRIYGFDLSKNSPPVMQLQLHLMNMHMVSYRGGQDIQEVLDRDDVEKSMLTEYFEANKVHEQARGILYRDFPKWFTWQKGKNRKFW; encoded by the coding sequence ATGCAAAGCAAGGATTCCTACCTGGTGTACAGGAGATGCGATGATGGTCACCATGCAATGGTTCAAAAATGCCAGCTAGACAACAGGTGGGTCATCCCTTACAACCCTTACCTCTTGCGGTTGTTCAACTGCCACATCAATGTTGAGATCTGCTCGAGCATAAAAGCTGTCAAGTACATGTTCAAGTACATATATAAGGGCCACGATCGGGCGTCTGTATCTGTCAACAAGgctgacaacaatgacatcgaTGAGATCAAGCAGTACAGGGCGGCGAGGTGGGTTACCCCACTGGAAGCCTTGTGGAGGATATACGGCTTTGACCTGAGCAAGAACTCTCCACCTGTGATGCAACTACAACTTCATCTCATGAACATGCATATGGTTTCGTACCGAGGGGGGCAGGACATACAGGAGGTGCTCGACCGTGATGATGTTGAGAAGTCAATGCTAACAGAGTACTTCGAGGCAAACAAAGTACACGAGCAAGCAAGAGGCATCCTCTACCGTGATTTCCCCAAGTGGTTTACTTggcaaaaagggaaaaatagaaagttttGGTAA
- the LOC133886421 gene encoding uncharacterized protein LOC133886421 produces MLRKSDLWEHMRHLRIMHNMRAQSDPWFTEYLLHIGNGTEEADGDGKICIPNDICVLYTRKDADLDKLIDSVFSMLDANLADPNYITSRAILSTQNECVDMINMKMIGHFRGDEMVYHSFDRAEDDPHNYYPPEFLNSLAPNRLPPHVLKLKVNCPIILLRNIDPANGLCNGTRLVIRGFQRNAIDTEIMLRKHAGKRIFLPRIPLCPSDDEMFPFLFKRKQFPVRLSFAITINKAQGQTIPNVGVYLPQPVFSHGQLYVTLSRATAKRNIKIFATLDDDKKRRSTQSRVGRALRISFIEKSLHHSRGSMVGVGVDVDVGGLVVEVHA; encoded by the exons ATGCTGCGCAAGTCCGACCTATGGGAGCATATGCGACATCTAAGGATCATGCATAACATGAGGGCTCAGAGCGACCCATGGTTTACGGAATACCTACTGCACATCGGTAATGGCACCGAGGAGGCTGATGGTGATGGCAAAATATGTATTCCTAATGATATATGTGTGTTGTATACAAGAAAGGATGCAGACCTTGATAAACTTATAGATAGCGTGTTTTCGATGCTCGACGCTAACCTGGCTGACCCAAACTACATCACGTCGAGAGCCATATTGTCCACACAAAATGAGTGTGTGGATATGATTAACATGAAGATGATTGGTCATTTTCGGGGAGACGAGATGGTGTACCATAGCTTTGATCGCGCTGAAGATGACCCCCACAACTACTATCCACCGGAATTCCTTAACTCTCTGGCCCCAAACAGGCTACCTCCGCATGTGCTAAAGCTCAAGGTTAACTGTCCTATAATACTACTCAGAAATATTGACCCTGCCAATGGACTTTGCAATGGGACAAGACTTGTGATCCGGGGGTTCCAAAGAAATGCTATTGACACAGAGATCATGCTCAGGAAGCATGCTGGGAAGAGGATTTTTCTGCCTCGTATCCCCCTATGTCCCTCTGATGACGAGATGTTCCCTTTTCTATTCAAGCGGAAACAGTTTCCTGTTAGGCTCAGCTTCGCCATAACAATCAACAAGGCACAGGGTCAGACTATCCCGAATGTCGGCGTGTACCTCCCCCAGCCAGTGTTCTCTCATGGCCAGCTATATGTCACACTATCTAGAGCCACTGCCAAAAGGAACATCAAGATCTTTGCCACCCTAGATGACGATAAGAAAAGGAGAAGTACTCAAAGCAGAGTGGGACGTGCACTAAGAATATCATTTATAGAGAAGTCATTACACCATAGTCGAG gCTCAATGGTAGGAG TTGGGGTtgatgtagatgttggaggtcttgttgtgGAGGTTCATGCTTGA